From the genome of Mycobacterium dioxanotrophicus, one region includes:
- a CDS encoding arylsulfatase — protein sequence MPNGKPNILVIWGDDIGISNLSCYSDGLMGYRTPNIDRIANEGMRFTDSYGEQSCTAGRAAFISGQSVYRTGMSKVGVPGVDIGWAAEDPTIAELLKPLGYATGQFGKNHFGDLNKYLPTVHGFDEFFGNLYHLNAEEEPENFDYPHEDRYPRLYNLAKPRGVLKCKATTEVSEEPDDPKFGPVGKQTIEDTGPLTAKRMETIDEDIADATIDYIKRQHDAGNPFFVWCNFTHMHLYTHTKPESRGQAGLWQSPYHDTMIDHDRNVGTVLDVLDELGIAEDTIVIYSTDNGPHRNSWPDGGTTPFRSEKDTNWEGAFRVPEMIRWPGKIKAGTVSNEIVQHHDWLPTLLAAAGEPEIIEKLKGGHTAGADGQTEYKVHIDGYNLLPYLTGEVDSSPRRGFFYFSDDADLVAMRFENWKIVFQEQRCPGTLRIWAEPFTPLRVPKLFNLRTDPYEYADITSNTYYEWFLRHDYFVFYATAMATKFLETFKEFPPRHPPASFSVDQVVEKLHEFLAKD from the coding sequence ATGCCTAACGGCAAACCGAACATCCTGGTGATCTGGGGCGACGACATCGGCATCAGCAACCTGAGTTGCTACAGCGACGGGCTGATGGGCTACCGAACCCCGAACATCGACCGCATCGCCAACGAGGGCATGCGCTTCACCGACTCTTACGGCGAGCAAAGCTGCACCGCTGGGCGGGCGGCATTCATCAGCGGGCAGAGCGTGTACCGCACCGGGATGAGCAAAGTCGGCGTCCCCGGCGTCGACATCGGTTGGGCCGCTGAGGACCCCACGATCGCCGAGTTGCTCAAGCCACTGGGCTACGCCACCGGACAGTTCGGCAAAAACCACTTCGGCGACCTCAACAAGTACCTCCCGACCGTGCACGGGTTCGACGAGTTCTTCGGCAATCTGTATCACCTCAACGCCGAAGAGGAGCCGGAGAACTTCGACTACCCGCACGAGGACCGGTACCCGCGGCTCTACAACCTGGCCAAGCCGCGCGGCGTGCTCAAGTGCAAGGCCACCACGGAGGTGTCGGAAGAACCCGACGACCCGAAATTCGGTCCGGTCGGTAAGCAGACCATCGAGGACACGGGCCCGCTGACCGCCAAGCGCATGGAGACCATCGACGAGGACATCGCCGATGCGACGATCGACTACATCAAGCGCCAGCACGACGCAGGCAACCCGTTCTTCGTGTGGTGCAACTTCACCCACATGCACCTGTACACCCACACCAAGCCGGAAAGCCGTGGACAGGCAGGGCTTTGGCAGTCGCCCTACCACGACACGATGATCGATCACGACCGCAATGTCGGCACGGTGCTCGACGTGCTCGACGAACTCGGCATCGCCGAGGACACCATCGTCATCTACTCGACCGACAACGGCCCGCACCGCAACAGCTGGCCCGACGGCGGCACCACGCCGTTCCGCAGCGAGAAGGACACCAACTGGGAGGGCGCCTTCCGCGTACCGGAGATGATCCGCTGGCCCGGAAAGATCAAGGCGGGCACGGTGTCCAACGAGATCGTCCAGCACCACGACTGGTTGCCGACGCTGCTGGCCGCCGCAGGCGAGCCCGAAATCATCGAGAAGCTCAAAGGCGGGCACACGGCCGGCGCCGACGGCCAGACCGAGTACAAGGTGCACATCGACGGGTACAACCTGCTGCCGTACCTGACCGGCGAGGTGGACTCCAGCCCTCGGCGCGGCTTCTTCTACTTCTCCGACGACGCCGACCTGGTCGCGATGCGCTTTGAGAACTGGAAAATCGTGTTCCAGGAACAACGCTGCCCCGGGACACTGCGGATCTGGGCCGAACCGTTCACTCCGCTGCGCGTACCGAAGCTGTTCAACCTGCGTACCGACCCGTACGAGTACGCGGACATCACCTCGAACACGTATTACGAGTGGTTCTTGCGACACGATTACTTCGTGTTCTACGCAACCGCGATGGCCACGAAGTTCCTCGAGACGTTCAAGGAGTTCCCGCCCCGGCACCCACCGGCGAGCTTCAGCGTCGACCAGGTGGTCGAGAAGCTCCACGAATTTCTGGCCAAGGATTAG
- the xseA gene encoding exodeoxyribonuclease VII large subunit, translated as MTEPGQSPENPWPVRAVATRVAKWIDRLGAVWVEGQLTELKVRPDSKTVFMVLRDPAADMSLTLTCPRDLVRNAPVRLTEGTQVIICGKPNFYTGRGSFSLRVNEIRAVGIGELLARIDRLRRLLDAEGLFDPRLKRPIPFLPNTIGLITGRASAAEHDVTTVATGRWPAVRFAIRNTIVQGPNAVPQIVEALATLDGDPAVDVIVLARGGGSVEDLLPFSDETLCRAISACRTPVVSAIGHEPDNPLCDLVADLRAATPTDAAKRIVPDAAAEQALVTDQRRRSARALRNWVHREQHHLDQLRSRPVLALPLASLAAREDEIQRARATTQRDITRLISAERETIGHLSARLTTLGPAATLARGYAVVQTVPTSGSPAVLRSVADAPRGTQLRVRVSDGVVVAVSEGPEKSTAEGSE; from the coding sequence GTGACCGAACCCGGCCAGTCACCGGAGAACCCGTGGCCGGTTCGCGCCGTCGCGACGCGCGTCGCCAAGTGGATCGACCGGCTCGGCGCCGTGTGGGTCGAAGGTCAGCTCACCGAACTGAAGGTGCGGCCTGACTCGAAGACCGTGTTCATGGTGCTGCGCGACCCGGCCGCCGACATGTCGCTGACCCTGACCTGCCCGCGCGACCTGGTGCGCAACGCCCCGGTCCGACTCACCGAGGGCACCCAGGTGATCATCTGCGGCAAACCCAACTTCTACACCGGCCGTGGCTCGTTCTCGTTGCGGGTCAACGAGATTCGCGCCGTCGGCATCGGCGAGTTGCTGGCCCGCATCGACCGGCTGCGCCGCCTGCTGGATGCCGAAGGGTTGTTCGACCCGCGGCTCAAACGGCCAATCCCCTTCCTGCCCAACACCATTGGCCTGATCACCGGACGCGCGTCGGCCGCCGAGCACGATGTCACCACCGTCGCGACCGGACGCTGGCCCGCCGTGCGGTTCGCCATCCGCAACACCATCGTCCAAGGCCCCAACGCGGTGCCGCAGATCGTCGAGGCACTCGCAACCCTCGACGGGGACCCTGCCGTCGACGTCATCGTGCTGGCCCGGGGCGGCGGCAGCGTCGAGGACCTGCTGCCGTTCTCCGACGAAACGCTGTGTCGGGCCATATCGGCCTGCCGCACACCGGTGGTCAGCGCGATCGGCCACGAACCGGACAACCCGTTGTGCGATCTGGTCGCCGACCTGCGCGCGGCCACACCGACCGATGCCGCCAAGCGCATCGTGCCCGATGCCGCCGCTGAGCAGGCCCTGGTCACCGACCAGCGCAGACGCAGCGCCCGCGCGTTGCGCAACTGGGTACATCGCGAACAGCACCACCTCGACCAACTGCGCAGCCGCCCGGTGCTGGCCCTGCCGCTGGCCTCGCTGGCTGCCCGAGAGGACGAGATCCAGCGGGCACGCGCCACCACGCAACGTGACATCACCCGGTTGATCTCGGCGGAGCGGGAGACCATCGGCCACCTTTCGGCGCGGCTGACCACCCTGGGCCCGGCCGCAACGCTGGCGCGCGGTTACGCGGTGGTGCAGACCGTGCCCACCTCGGGTTCTCCCGCAGTGTTGCGTTCGGTGGCCGACGCGCCGCGGGGCACGCAGCTGCGGGTGCGGGTGTCCGACGGTGTGGTGGTCGCGGTGAGCGAAGGCCCCGAGAAGAGCACGGCAGAAGGATCGGAATGA
- a CDS encoding formylglycine-generating enzyme family protein, which yields MTEPDTDLVWIPAQTTLLGSDRHYAEEGPVRPVETGGFWIQSHQVTNDQFAQFVSATGYVTVAERALNPADFPDAPPENLVPGSMVFHRTPGPVDRHLNLWWQWTPGACWNHPRGPRSSLRGRETHPVVHVAYEDAEAYAGWAGLALPTEAEWETAARGGLAGAAYTWGDEPEQPGQQLANYWHGEFPYLPETGYGTTKPVGSFPPNGYELFDMAGNVWEWTSDWYGADRSTQSCCAADSYDPNQPQFQIGRKVIKGGSFLCADSYCMRYRPAARRPQMVDTGMSHIGFRCVKRL from the coding sequence TTGACTGAGCCCGACACCGATCTGGTCTGGATACCGGCGCAGACCACCCTGCTCGGCTCCGACCGGCACTATGCCGAGGAAGGCCCGGTGCGGCCGGTCGAGACCGGCGGCTTCTGGATCCAGTCGCACCAGGTGACGAATGATCAATTCGCCCAGTTTGTTTCAGCGACGGGCTATGTGACGGTCGCCGAACGCGCACTGAACCCTGCCGACTTCCCCGATGCGCCGCCGGAGAATCTGGTGCCGGGATCGATGGTGTTCCATCGGACCCCGGGCCCGGTGGACCGGCACCTCAACCTGTGGTGGCAGTGGACGCCGGGCGCGTGCTGGAACCACCCGCGCGGGCCGCGGTCGTCACTGCGGGGACGGGAGACCCACCCTGTGGTGCACGTCGCCTACGAGGACGCCGAGGCCTACGCCGGCTGGGCCGGACTGGCCCTGCCCACCGAGGCCGAATGGGAGACCGCGGCCCGCGGCGGGCTGGCCGGCGCGGCCTACACCTGGGGTGACGAGCCGGAGCAGCCCGGACAGCAGCTGGCCAACTACTGGCACGGCGAATTCCCGTACCTGCCCGAAACCGGATACGGCACCACCAAACCGGTGGGGAGCTTCCCACCCAACGGTTACGAGCTGTTCGACATGGCCGGCAATGTCTGGGAGTGGACCAGCGACTGGTACGGCGCCGACCGGTCGACTCAATCATGCTGTGCAGCAGACAGTTACGATCCGAATCAGCCGCAGTTCCAAATCGGCCGCAAGGTGATCAAGGGCGGATCGTTCCTGTGCGCCGACAGCTACTGCATGCGGTACCGGCCCGCAGCACGGCGGCCGCAGATGGTCGATACCGGTATGAGCCACATCGGTTTTCGCTGCGTCAAGCGCCTTTAG
- a CDS encoding HAD family hydrolase: MSVALLESWKDGPVKEAIVDFTGRATTEVAPEDRVAVFDNDGTLWCEKPAYIQLDFLVRRLAEQAAADPALASEQPYAAAAAGDLGWFGDAVTKHYNGDDSALKVLAGGILSAYAGLPVEDHAECVKAFFADAQHPTLKRPYTSCGYGPMVELLRYLEANGFTTYIASGGGRDFMRPVTTAMYGIPPERVIGSSVGLDFVDGHLKTTATPEFLDDGPVKPVRIWGRVGRRPIFAAGNSNGDIEMLEYTSAGAGPSLSMLVRHDDAEREFEYTAGAERALALAADRGWPVASMRDDWARIFD; this comes from the coding sequence GTGAGCGTGGCACTACTGGAGTCGTGGAAAGACGGGCCGGTGAAGGAGGCGATCGTCGACTTCACCGGCCGGGCCACCACCGAAGTCGCGCCTGAGGACCGGGTCGCGGTGTTCGACAACGACGGCACGCTGTGGTGCGAGAAGCCGGCCTACATCCAGCTGGATTTTCTGGTGCGCAGGCTGGCCGAACAAGCCGCGGCCGACCCAGCACTCGCCAGCGAGCAGCCCTACGCCGCGGCCGCAGCCGGTGACCTCGGCTGGTTCGGCGACGCCGTCACCAAGCATTACAACGGTGACGACTCGGCACTCAAAGTCCTTGCCGGAGGTATCCTTTCGGCCTATGCCGGCCTGCCGGTCGAGGACCACGCCGAGTGCGTCAAGGCGTTCTTCGCCGACGCGCAGCATCCGACACTGAAGCGGCCGTACACCTCATGTGGCTACGGTCCGATGGTCGAGTTGCTGCGCTACCTCGAGGCCAACGGCTTCACCACCTACATCGCGTCGGGCGGCGGCCGGGACTTCATGCGTCCGGTCACCACAGCGATGTACGGGATACCACCGGAACGCGTCATCGGCAGCTCGGTGGGACTCGACTTCGTCGACGGGCACCTCAAAACCACGGCGACACCGGAGTTCCTGGACGACGGGCCGGTCAAGCCGGTACGCATCTGGGGCCGGGTCGGCAGGCGGCCGATCTTCGCGGCAGGCAACTCCAACGGCGACATCGAAATGCTCGAGTACACCAGTGCAGGTGCCGGACCGTCGTTGAGCATGCTGGTGCGCCACGACGACGCCGAGCGCGAATTCGAATACACCGCAGGTGCGGAGAGAGCGCTGGCGCTGGCCGCTGACCGCGGCTGGCCGGTGGCGAGCATGCGCGACGACTGGGCGCGGATCTTTGACTGA
- a CDS encoding 4-hydroxy-3-methylbut-2-enyl diphosphate reductase — translation MPPTVNMGIPGASSSVSSGVAGKRVLLAEPRGYCAGVDRAVETVERALEKHGAPVYVRHEIVHNVHVVQTLAKAGAIFVDETDEVPEGSIVVFSAHGVAPTVHESAAVRDLKVIDATCPLVTKVHNEAKRFARDDYDILLIGHEGHEEVIGTAGEAPDHVQLVDGPDSVDSVTVRDEDKVIWLSQTTLSVDETMETVQRLREKFPKLQDPPSDDICYATQNRQVAVKAMAPECELVIVVGSRNSSNSVRLVEVALGAGSRDAHLVDYAEDIDPTWLEGVTTVGVTSGASVPEVLVRGVLERLADYGFDTVQPVTTANETLVFALPREIRPPRA, via the coding sequence ATGCCGCCAACAGTGAATATGGGTATCCCGGGTGCCTCCAGCTCGGTGAGTTCCGGCGTGGCCGGCAAGCGCGTCCTGCTGGCCGAGCCGCGGGGCTACTGCGCAGGCGTCGACCGCGCCGTGGAAACCGTCGAGCGAGCGCTCGAAAAACACGGAGCACCGGTCTACGTCCGCCACGAGATCGTGCACAACGTGCACGTGGTGCAGACCTTGGCCAAGGCGGGCGCCATCTTCGTCGACGAGACCGACGAGGTGCCGGAAGGCTCGATCGTCGTGTTCTCGGCCCACGGTGTCGCGCCGACGGTGCACGAATCGGCTGCCGTGCGCGACCTCAAGGTCATCGACGCCACGTGCCCGCTGGTCACCAAGGTGCACAACGAGGCCAAGCGGTTCGCCCGCGACGACTACGACATTCTGCTCATCGGCCACGAGGGCCATGAGGAAGTGATCGGTACGGCAGGCGAGGCGCCCGACCACGTCCAGCTCGTCGACGGCCCGGATTCGGTGGACAGCGTCACCGTCCGCGACGAGGACAAGGTGATCTGGCTGTCTCAGACCACGCTGAGCGTCGACGAGACCATGGAAACCGTGCAGCGGCTGCGGGAGAAGTTCCCCAAGCTGCAGGATCCGCCGAGCGACGACATCTGCTACGCCACGCAGAACCGTCAGGTGGCGGTCAAGGCCATGGCACCCGAATGCGAGTTGGTCATCGTGGTCGGCTCGCGCAACTCGTCGAACTCGGTCCGGCTCGTCGAGGTGGCGCTGGGCGCCGGATCTCGCGACGCTCACCTCGTGGACTACGCCGAGGACATCGATCCGACCTGGCTGGAGGGCGTCACCACCGTGGGCGTCACCTCCGGGGCGTCGGTGCCCGAGGTCCTCGTCCGCGGTGTGCTGGAGCGGCTTGCCGACTACGGCTTCGACACCGTGCAGCCGGTCACCACGGCCAACGAGACGCTGGTGTTCGCGCTTCCGCGAGAAATCCGTCCGCCGCGCGCCTGA
- a CDS encoding arylsulfatase yields the protein MPNGKPNILVIWGDDIGIWNLSCYSRGMMGYSTPNIDRIATEGMLFTDSYGEQSCTAGRASFITGQSVYRTGMSKVGMPGVDVGLHKEDPTIAELLKPLGYATGQFGKNHLGDLNKYLPTAHGFDEFFGNLYHLNAEEEPEHDDYPTAEEAPLLRAALLPRGVIHSWATEEDSGEVDPRYGPVGKQRIEDTGPLTKKRMETIDDETTGACADFIRRQHESGTPFFVWMNMTHMHFRTHTKPESKGQAGRWQSPYHDTMIDHDRNVGTLLDLVDELGLAEDTIVIYSTDNGPHANSWPDGATTPFRSEKNTNWEGAFRIPEMIRWTGKIAPGTVSNEIVQHHDWLPTFLAAAGDPDIVEKLKAGHKAGADGETEYKVHIDGYNLLPYLTGEVDKSPRRGMIYFSDDGDVLGIRADNWKIVFMEQRCQGTLEVWFEPFTKLRAPKLFNLRTDPFEHADVTSNTYWDWLIDRLYLMFYGSAIVNQFLETFKEFPPRQKPASFTINNAVEELEKFLATRGG from the coding sequence ATGCCCAACGGAAAACCCAACATCCTGGTCATCTGGGGTGACGACATCGGGATCTGGAATCTGAGCTGTTACAGCCGCGGCATGATGGGTTATTCGACTCCCAACATCGACCGTATTGCCACTGAGGGCATGCTGTTCACCGACTCCTATGGTGAGCAGAGCTGCACTGCTGGCCGGGCGTCGTTCATCACCGGCCAGAGCGTCTACCGCACCGGGATGAGCAAGGTGGGCATGCCCGGTGTCGACGTGGGGCTTCACAAGGAAGACCCCACCATCGCCGAACTACTGAAACCCTTGGGTTACGCCACAGGGCAATTCGGCAAGAATCACCTCGGCGACCTCAACAAGTACCTGCCCACCGCGCACGGGTTCGACGAATTCTTCGGCAACCTTTACCACCTCAATGCCGAGGAGGAGCCCGAGCACGACGACTATCCCACCGCGGAGGAAGCGCCGTTACTCCGGGCAGCTCTCCTGCCTCGCGGTGTCATCCATTCCTGGGCCACCGAGGAAGATTCCGGCGAGGTCGACCCGCGGTATGGCCCGGTTGGCAAACAACGCATCGAGGACACCGGACCGCTGACGAAGAAGCGGATGGAGACCATCGACGACGAGACCACCGGAGCCTGTGCGGATTTCATCAGGCGGCAGCACGAGTCCGGCACGCCGTTCTTCGTGTGGATGAACATGACCCACATGCATTTCCGGACCCACACCAAGCCTGAGAGCAAAGGACAGGCCGGACGCTGGCAGTCGCCCTATCACGACACGATGATCGACCACGACCGCAACGTCGGCACGCTGCTCGACCTCGTCGACGAACTCGGACTCGCCGAGGACACCATCGTCATCTACTCGACCGACAACGGTCCGCACGCCAACAGCTGGCCCGACGGCGCGACGACCCCGTTCCGTAGCGAGAAGAACACGAACTGGGAGGGCGCCTTCCGGATCCCCGAGATGATCCGGTGGACCGGCAAGATCGCGCCCGGAACGGTATCCAACGAGATTGTGCAGCACCATGATTGGCTGCCGACCTTCCTCGCTGCCGCCGGTGACCCGGACATCGTCGAGAAACTCAAGGCGGGCCACAAAGCGGGGGCCGACGGCGAGACCGAGTACAAGGTGCACATCGACGGTTACAACCTGTTGCCCTACCTGACCGGCGAGGTCGACAAGTCACCCCGACGCGGGATGATCTACTTCTCCGACGACGGCGATGTCCTGGGAATCCGCGCAGACAACTGGAAGATCGTGTTCATGGAGCAACGCTGCCAAGGCACGCTCGAAGTGTGGTTCGAACCGTTCACCAAGCTGCGGGCACCCAAGCTGTTCAATCTGCGCACCGACCCGTTCGAACACGCCGACGTCACATCGAACACCTACTGGGACTGGCTGATCGATCGGCTGTACCTCATGTTCTACGGCAGCGCTATCGTCAACCAGTTCCTGGAGACGTTCAAAGAGTTCCCACCACGACAAAAGCCGGCCTCGTTCACCATCAACAACGCCGTGGAGGAACTCGAGAAGTTCTTGGCCACCCGGGGCGGGTGA
- a CDS encoding exodeoxyribonuclease VII small subunit: protein MKPISELGYEEARDELIAVVQQLEQGGLDLDASLTLWERGEELAKRCEEHLAGARQRVEQALAAREGDDE from the coding sequence ATGAAGCCCATTAGTGAGTTGGGGTACGAAGAGGCCCGCGACGAGTTGATTGCCGTCGTGCAGCAACTCGAACAGGGCGGCCTCGATCTTGACGCGTCGCTGACCCTATGGGAAAGAGGTGAAGAGCTGGCAAAACGATGCGAGGAACACTTAGCCGGCGCTCGCCAGAGAGTCGAGCAGGCACTGGCCGCGCGCGAGGGTGACGACGAGTGA
- a CDS encoding lipid droplet-associated protein produces MGTAPYGVRLLVGAAVTAIEETRRLPHTILTYPMTMASQAANLFMHVQQNLAELVIKGDEALEQLFPPKDEQPEWATFDEDLDTGVDEGDGPQTESERRTEGRFALYSTGEPGAGSVAGNGRAAAPKPAATGTVPAIVGEVGYDALTLAQLRARLTSLRVADLEALLAYEEAGRARAPFVTLLTNRITRATAK; encoded by the coding sequence ATGGGAACTGCACCGTATGGGGTCCGGCTGCTCGTAGGCGCGGCGGTGACGGCGATCGAGGAGACCCGCAGGCTGCCCCACACCATTCTCACGTACCCGATGACCATGGCCAGCCAGGCCGCCAACCTCTTCATGCACGTGCAGCAGAACCTCGCCGAGCTGGTCATCAAGGGTGACGAAGCGCTCGAGCAGCTGTTTCCACCCAAGGACGAACAGCCCGAGTGGGCGACGTTCGACGAAGACCTCGATACCGGTGTCGACGAGGGCGACGGCCCGCAGACCGAAAGTGAACGCCGCACCGAAGGCAGGTTCGCCCTCTACAGCACCGGTGAGCCGGGAGCCGGCAGTGTCGCAGGCAATGGTCGGGCCGCTGCACCCAAGCCGGCCGCGACGGGCACCGTGCCCGCGATCGTCGGCGAGGTGGGCTACGACGCTCTGACGCTGGCGCAATTGCGGGCTCGGCTGACCTCGCTGCGCGTCGCGGATCTGGAGGCTCTACTGGCCTACGAGGAGGCCGGCCGGGCCCGCGCGCCGTTCGTCACGCTGCTCACCAACAGGATCACCCGCGCGACCGCGAAGTGA
- a CDS encoding TetR/AcrR family transcriptional regulator: MSRRGEDWLVGGDRRAHAAERIYAAATELVARDGLDSLDIDAIAAHVHCSRATVYRHAGGKSEIRDAVLSRLAARIVEEVRGQVNGLAGPDRVVTAVVVALRLIRSDPMADLLLTSLRAGNGAVLTESRVPTAFATELSGLAENDPAAAAWIVRLALSLLVWPGADAGAEHEMLRRFVVPAFA, from the coding sequence ATGTCTCGACGTGGCGAGGACTGGTTGGTCGGTGGTGACCGGCGTGCGCACGCCGCCGAGCGCATCTATGCCGCAGCCACGGAGCTGGTGGCCCGCGACGGTCTCGACTCCCTCGACATCGACGCCATCGCCGCGCATGTGCACTGCTCACGGGCGACGGTGTACCGGCACGCCGGTGGTAAGTCCGAGATCCGCGACGCCGTGCTGTCCCGGTTGGCCGCCAGGATCGTCGAAGAGGTCCGGGGTCAGGTGAACGGGCTCGCCGGGCCGGACCGGGTCGTGACGGCGGTGGTCGTGGCGCTGCGGCTCATCCGGTCGGATCCCATGGCCGACCTGCTCCTGACCTCGCTGCGCGCCGGCAATGGGGCTGTGTTGACCGAATCACGCGTCCCCACGGCGTTCGCCACCGAACTGAGCGGCCTCGCTGAGAACGATCCCGCTGCGGCGGCCTGGATCGTGCGCCTGGCGTTGTCACTACTGGTCTGGCCGGGCGCCGACGCGGGCGCCGAGCACGAGATGCTGCGCCGGTTCGTCGTGCCCGCGTTCGCCTAA
- a CDS encoding 3-beta-hydroxysteroid dehydrogenase, whose amino-acid sequence MLCAMADASLTGGSSAPHVRGGSSAPHVRAELGRVLVTGGSGFVGANLVTELLDRGYTVRSFDRAPSTLGEHAGLEVLQGDICDPETVAAAVKDIDTVFHTAAVIDLMGGASVTAEYRNRSFAVNVEGTRNLVHAAQAAGVKRFVYTASNSVVMGGQNIVNGDETLPYTQRFNDLYTETKVVAEKFVLSQNGEHDMLTCSIRPSGIWGRGDQTMFRKVFENVLAGHVKVLVGNKNIKLDNSYVHNLIHGFILAAEHLVPGGTAPGQAYFINDGDPVNMFEFARPVIAACGHRLPNIRVSGRLVHKAMTLWQRLHFKFGIPEPLIEPLAVERLYLNNYFSIAKAKRDLGYEPLFTTQQAMTASMPYYVELFRQMEAGPATQPALA is encoded by the coding sequence ATGCTCTGCGCCATGGCTGACGCATCTCTGACCGGCGGTTCCTCTGCTCCTCACGTGCGCGGTGGTTCGTCTGCTCCTCACGTGCGAGCTGAACTCGGCCGCGTGCTGGTGACCGGCGGCTCCGGCTTCGTCGGCGCCAACCTGGTGACCGAACTGCTCGACCGCGGTTACACCGTGCGGTCCTTCGATCGGGCGCCGTCCACGTTGGGCGAGCACGCCGGCCTTGAGGTGCTGCAGGGCGACATCTGCGATCCGGAAACGGTGGCCGCAGCCGTGAAGGACATCGACACGGTGTTCCACACCGCGGCCGTCATCGACCTCATGGGCGGCGCCTCTGTCACCGCCGAATACCGCAACCGCAGCTTCGCCGTCAACGTCGAGGGCACCCGCAACCTCGTGCACGCGGCGCAGGCGGCCGGCGTCAAACGCTTCGTCTACACGGCGTCCAACAGCGTGGTGATGGGTGGCCAGAACATCGTCAACGGCGACGAGACCCTGCCGTACACCCAACGGTTCAACGACCTGTACACCGAGACCAAGGTCGTCGCCGAGAAGTTCGTGCTCAGCCAGAACGGGGAACACGACATGCTCACCTGTTCGATCCGCCCCAGCGGCATCTGGGGGCGGGGCGATCAGACCATGTTCCGCAAAGTCTTCGAGAACGTGCTGGCCGGACACGTCAAGGTGCTGGTCGGCAACAAGAACATCAAGCTGGACAACAGCTACGTACACAACCTGATTCACGGTTTCATCCTGGCCGCCGAGCATCTCGTGCCGGGTGGCACGGCTCCCGGTCAGGCCTATTTCATCAACGACGGCGACCCCGTCAACATGTTCGAGTTCGCCCGCCCGGTGATCGCGGCATGCGGACACCGGCTTCCCAACATCCGGGTGTCGGGCCGGCTCGTGCACAAGGCCATGACGCTGTGGCAGCGGTTGCACTTCAAGTTCGGCATCCCCGAGCCGTTGATCGAACCCCTTGCCGTGGAACGGCTTTACCTCAACAACTACTTCTCGATCGCCAAAGCCAAGCGCGATCTGGGATACGAGCCGCTGTTCACCACGCAGCAGGCGATGACCGCGAGCATGCCGTACTACGTCGAGTTGTTCCGCCAGATGGAGGCCGGGCCGGCCACGCAGCCGGCGCTCGCCTGA
- a CDS encoding dsRBD fold-containing protein — translation MYDKDLSNKWFVEIEFSEDDIHTHASAHAQLHDGVITTTGDAYRNPKDPSAPTVGEDIAAARALIALGTELLHLASARIEQGTHHPVHLYR, via the coding sequence ATGTACGACAAAGATCTGTCCAACAAGTGGTTCGTCGAAATCGAGTTCTCCGAAGACGACATTCACACCCACGCATCAGCGCACGCACAGCTGCACGACGGCGTCATCACGACCACCGGGGATGCCTACCGCAATCCCAAGGACCCGAGCGCACCGACGGTCGGCGAGGACATCGCGGCCGCCCGTGCGTTGATCGCGCTCGGTACCGAGCTGTTGCACCTGGCGTCGGCTCGCATCGAGCAGGGCACCCACCATCCGGTGCACCTGTACCGCTGA